From a single Bacillus sp. NEB1478 genomic region:
- the phnC gene encoding phosphonate ABC transporter ATP-binding protein codes for MIEFKNVSKVYPNGTVGLNDINLTIEPGEFVVIVGLSGAGKSTMLRSINRLHEITDGEIVINGQSITYAAGKNLLKIRRDIGMIFQNFNLVKRSSVLKNVLSGRVGYHSTLRTVLGMFPKEDVDLSLRALERVNILEKAYSRADELSGGQQQRVSIARALAQEAKIILADEPVASLDPLTTVQVMDDLQRINRELGITTIVNLHFIDLARQYATRIIGLRAGKVVFDGPVSEATDDKFSEIYGREISKDELLGEPV; via the coding sequence ATGATAGAATTTAAAAATGTCTCGAAGGTATACCCGAATGGAACGGTTGGTTTAAATGATATTAATCTTACTATCGAACCTGGCGAATTTGTGGTTATCGTCGGCCTTTCAGGAGCAGGAAAATCGACAATGCTCCGTTCAATTAATCGACTTCACGAAATCACGGATGGTGAAATTGTTATCAATGGACAATCCATCACATATGCTGCAGGGAAAAATTTATTAAAAATCCGCCGCGACATCGGAATGATCTTTCAAAATTTCAACCTAGTAAAACGTTCATCCGTATTAAAAAACGTTCTATCTGGACGTGTAGGCTATCATTCTACATTACGAACAGTTCTTGGCATGTTTCCTAAAGAAGACGTAGACCTTTCACTTCGCGCTTTGGAACGCGTAAATATTTTAGAAAAAGCTTATTCGCGCGCAGACGAACTTTCAGGCGGACAGCAGCAGCGTGTATCCATCGCACGTGCACTTGCTCAAGAAGCAAAAATCATACTTGCAGACGAGCCTGTCGCATCTCTGGATCCATTAACAACTGTTCAAGTAATGGATGATTTACAGCGTATTAACCGTGAACTTGGAATCACAACGATCGTTAACCTCCACTTTATAGATCTCGCCAGACAATATGCGACTCGAATCATTGGACTACGCGCTGGTAAAGTTGTCTTTGATGGTCCTGTATCAGAAGCAACAGATGACAAATTCTCTGAAATCTACGGGCGTGAAATCAGTAAAGACGAGTTATTAGGTGAACCTGTATGA
- a CDS encoding phosphate/phosphite/phosphonate ABC transporter substrate-binding protein translates to MFTKLATVGMSVLLAGSVLAGCSSDKKETSGKTSEAYAPKELTVQFVPSQNADTLEAKAKPLEKLLKDELGINVKVSVSTDYNTIIEAMKSKKVDVGFLPPTAYVLAKENNAADVILQAQRYGVNEKDGSPTDELVDSYKSMIIVKADSDIKELKDLKGKKMGFQNVTSSAGYVWPAVEMMKAGVDPMSDVETTTLKGHDQAVLAVLNGDVDAAAVFEDARNIVKGDYPKVFDDVRVLYRTEPIPNDTISVRSDMSDKWKTKIQEAFINIAKSDEGKQIVKDIYSHEGYVKSKDSNFDIVREYGKKVSE, encoded by the coding sequence ATGTTTACAAAATTAGCAACAGTCGGCATGTCCGTATTACTTGCCGGGTCAGTTTTAGCCGGATGTAGTTCCGACAAGAAAGAAACATCTGGGAAGACTAGCGAAGCATACGCGCCAAAAGAATTAACGGTGCAATTCGTTCCATCTCAAAACGCGGATACGCTTGAAGCAAAAGCTAAACCGCTTGAGAAATTATTAAAAGACGAGCTGGGGATTAACGTAAAAGTAAGCGTTTCCACAGACTACAACACGATTATCGAAGCAATGAAATCTAAAAAAGTTGATGTAGGGTTCCTTCCTCCAACAGCTTATGTACTAGCTAAAGAAAACAACGCAGCTGATGTTATTCTTCAAGCTCAGCGTTATGGTGTAAATGAAAAAGACGGATCACCTACAGATGAACTAGTTGATAGCTATAAATCTATGATCATCGTAAAAGCTGATTCTGATATTAAAGAACTTAAAGACCTTAAAGGCAAAAAAATGGGCTTCCAAAACGTAACTTCTTCTGCGGGATATGTATGGCCTGCAGTAGAAATGATGAAAGCTGGAGTTGACCCAATGAGTGATGTTGAAACAACAACATTAAAAGGACATGACCAAGCAGTACTTGCTGTTCTTAACGGCGATGTAGACGCTGCTGCAGTATTTGAAGATGCTCGTAACATTGTAAAGGGTGATTATCCAAAAGTATTTGACGATGTTCGTGTACTTTATCGTACTGAGCCAATTCCTAACGACACAATTTCTGTTCGTTCTGATATGAGTGACAAATGGAAAACAAAAATCCAAGAAGCATTCATCAACATCGCGAAAAGCGATGAAGGAAAACAGATCGTTAAGGACATCTACTCTCACGAAGGTTATGTGAAATCAAAGGATAGCAATTTTGACATCGTTCGTGAATACGGTAAAAAAGTATCTGAGTAA
- a CDS encoding bifunctional UDP-sugar hydrolase/5'-nucleotidase: MTSDVHGNVLPLTYGNNAEAELGLAKAASLLKEEKKKNQNCLVIDNGDLIQGTPLTYHYARLDSELPNPMILLLNELDYDGAVIGNHEFNYGFPLLKETVEQSRFPWLSANIVWQKSGEPVFGLPYFVKTFENGLKVGVLGLTTHYIPNWENPEHIEGIQFLDAVETAKKWIPVLKEKADLIIVSYHGGFERDLVTGEPTETLTGENQGYQLCMEVEGIDVLLTGHQHRLIEDFEVNGVTVVQPGTQGTDVGYVELKITSENASWKVIEKKSSLLSTEGYEPDKKIMDLIAPYEAKTQTWLDQPIGFIEGNMEITNPMETRLRDNPLIEFINKVQMDAAGVDISSTALFDNRSKGFGSHVTMRDIVSNYIYPNTLKVVEITGKDMREALERSASYFVLTETGEVTVNPDFSVPKPQHYNYDMWEGIHYTIDLSKPFGERIVELSYKGKEVTGTETYRVVMNNYRAGGGGDYQMFKGKPVIKDLSTDVSELMANYLLKRGKIKAACDDNWKVIVPSSTNK; encoded by the coding sequence ATGACGAGTGATGTACATGGAAACGTACTTCCATTAACATATGGAAATAATGCAGAAGCTGAATTGGGTCTTGCGAAAGCAGCTTCCTTATTAAAAGAAGAAAAAAAGAAGAATCAAAATTGTTTAGTGATAGATAACGGAGACTTGATTCAAGGCACACCGCTAACCTATCATTACGCAAGACTGGACAGTGAATTGCCGAACCCGATGATTCTTTTGCTAAATGAGCTCGATTACGATGGCGCAGTGATCGGCAACCATGAGTTCAATTATGGATTTCCGCTGCTGAAGGAAACGGTAGAGCAATCCCGTTTTCCATGGCTGTCTGCGAATATCGTTTGGCAAAAATCAGGAGAGCCGGTTTTTGGACTGCCTTACTTCGTTAAAACTTTCGAGAACGGATTAAAGGTGGGTGTGCTCGGTTTAACGACCCATTATATCCCGAACTGGGAAAATCCTGAGCATATTGAAGGGATTCAGTTTTTAGATGCAGTTGAAACGGCAAAGAAATGGATTCCTGTTTTAAAAGAGAAAGCAGACTTGATTATCGTCTCTTATCATGGCGGTTTTGAGAGGGATTTAGTGACAGGGGAACCGACTGAAACGTTGACCGGTGAAAATCAAGGCTACCAGTTATGTATGGAAGTTGAAGGAATCGACGTCCTTTTGACTGGACATCAGCATCGTTTGATCGAGGATTTTGAAGTTAACGGTGTTACGGTGGTCCAGCCAGGTACACAAGGAACTGATGTGGGTTATGTAGAATTAAAAATAACAAGCGAGAATGCATCATGGAAAGTGATTGAAAAGAAATCAAGTCTGCTTTCTACGGAAGGTTATGAGCCAGATAAGAAAATCATGGATTTAATAGCACCCTATGAGGCAAAAACACAAACATGGCTGGATCAGCCGATTGGATTTATAGAAGGTAATATGGAAATTACAAATCCGATGGAAACCCGATTAAGGGATAATCCGCTGATTGAGTTCATTAACAAAGTACAGATGGATGCAGCCGGTGTAGATATATCGAGCACGGCCTTGTTTGATAACCGGTCAAAAGGGTTCGGCAGTCATGTAACGATGCGCGATATCGTGTCCAATTACATTTATCCAAACACCTTAAAAGTGGTTGAGATAACAGGCAAAGACATGAGGGAAGCATTAGAGCGCTCCGCTTCTTATTTTGTACTTACAGAAACTGGAGAAGTCACAGTCAACCCAGATTTTTCGGTTCCAAAGCCACAGCATTACAATTACGATATGTGGGAGGGCATCCACTACACGATCGATTTATCAAAGCCTTTCGGTGAAAGGATCGTTGAACTGTCTTATAAAGGGAAAGAAGTGACAGGCACAGAAACTTATCGTGTTGTCATGAACAATTACCGGGCAGGCGGCGGCGGAGATTATCAGATGTTTAAAGGAAAACCCGTCATAAAAGATCTCTCGACTGATGTTTCAGAATTAATGGCGAATTATTTGTTAAAACGAGGCAAGATAAAGGCAGCATGTGATGACAACTGGAAAGTGATAGTACCATCTTCCACTAATAAATAA
- a CDS encoding SLAP domain-containing protein, with translation MQKLVFEQAWDKAIAEKDRLEIQEIFSDLNHDQKECRTAVILKTAFNHKQEFLVTVLVNNYSNEPFTLWNQKVEYAESGKILAKLDSAYTLEIPGQTSMPWTFIFSEDFLGEKPTGDSGELRFK, from the coding sequence ATGCAAAAATTAGTATTTGAGCAAGCTTGGGACAAAGCAATAGCAGAAAAAGATAGACTGGAAATTCAAGAGATTTTTTCTGATTTGAACCATGATCAAAAAGAATGCCGAACAGCTGTCATATTAAAAACTGCTTTCAACCATAAACAAGAATTCTTAGTCACCGTATTAGTTAATAATTATTCAAATGAACCTTTTACTCTTTGGAATCAAAAAGTAGAATATGCAGAGAGTGGAAAGATTTTGGCAAAATTAGATTCAGCCTATACATTAGAAATTCCCGGACAAACGAGTATGCCATGGACATTTATTTTCTCTGAAGATTTTTTAGGAGAAAAACCTACGGGAGATTCTGGGGAATTGAGATTTAAATGA
- a CDS encoding YajQ family cyclic di-GMP-binding protein codes for MSKESSFDIVSQVDLSEVDNAINIATKEITTRYDFKGSKSEISLDKSSEELVLVSDDEYKLEQLKDVLITKLIKRGVPTKNLDYGKIEQASGGTVRQRAKLVTGIDKDNAKKINTLIKNSGLKVKSQIQDDQIRVTGKNRDDLQQIISAVREANLPIEVQFINYR; via the coding sequence ATGAGTAAAGAAAGCTCTTTTGATATTGTTTCACAAGTAGATTTATCTGAAGTGGACAATGCCATCAATATTGCAACAAAAGAAATCACAACACGCTACGATTTTAAAGGCAGCAAAAGTGAAATTTCACTTGATAAATCCAGTGAAGAACTTGTTTTAGTGTCAGATGATGAGTACAAACTCGAGCAGCTGAAAGATGTATTAATTACAAAGCTAATCAAGCGCGGTGTTCCTACGAAAAATCTGGATTACGGCAAGATCGAGCAAGCTTCAGGCGGTACTGTCCGTCAGCGAGCGAAACTCGTAACAGGAATTGATAAAGACAACGCTAAAAAAATTAACACACTTATTAAAAATTCCGGTCTAAAAGTTAAAAGCCAGATTCAAGATGATCAAATCCGTGTTACCGGTAAAAACAGAGACGACCTTCAGCAAATCATCTCTGCCGTTCGTGAAGCAAACCTTCCGATCGAAGTGCAATTTATCAACTACCGCTAA
- a CDS encoding alpha/beta hydrolase yields MLHYKTYKHEKNHQWVIFVHGAGGSSSIWYKQLKEFKQHFNILLVDLRGHGKSKSDKFLLKKYSFKEVSMDVIEVMDYLKIKQAHFVGISLGTILIQTIAEHHPERVASMTLGGAVTKMNFRSQFLIAVGNLCKSFIPYMWLYSLFAWVIMPKKRHEASRSLFIGEAKKLCQNEFKRWFKLTLKINPFLQTLRKKEIPIPTLYIMGEEDYMFLPPIQAFIGNKKHSNLMTIKDCGHVCNVDQPEIFNKKSIQFIQKQIKAAPTAS; encoded by the coding sequence TTGCTTCATTACAAGACATATAAACACGAAAAAAATCATCAATGGGTGATTTTTGTCCATGGAGCAGGGGGCAGTTCATCCATTTGGTATAAACAATTAAAAGAATTTAAGCAGCACTTTAATATATTGCTTGTTGATCTAAGAGGACACGGAAAATCGAAATCAGATAAATTTCTGCTGAAAAAATATTCGTTTAAAGAAGTAAGTATGGACGTTATTGAAGTTATGGATTATCTGAAGATTAAACAAGCGCACTTTGTGGGTATCTCGCTTGGAACGATTTTGATTCAGACGATTGCAGAACATCACCCTGAACGTGTAGCATCCATGACACTTGGCGGGGCAGTAACGAAGATGAATTTCCGTTCACAATTTTTGATTGCGGTCGGAAACCTATGCAAGTCATTTATACCTTATATGTGGCTGTATAGTTTATTTGCCTGGGTAATCATGCCGAAGAAAAGACATGAAGCATCTCGCTCCCTTTTTATTGGGGAAGCAAAAAAGTTATGTCAGAACGAATTCAAACGCTGGTTTAAGCTAACGCTGAAAATCAATCCGTTTTTACAAACGTTGCGAAAGAAAGAAATACCGATTCCGACGCTATATATCATGGGTGAGGAAGATTATATGTTTTTACCGCCGATCCAAGCGTTTATTGGTAATAAAAAGCATTCTAACTTGATGACGATTAAAGATTGCGGTCATGTTTGTAATGTGGATCAGCCAGAGATTTTTAATAAAAAATCCATTCAATTTATTCAAAAACAAATAAAAGCAGCACCGACTGCTTCATAA
- a CDS encoding FAD-dependent oxidoreductase encodes MNLHNGNLFWPTTYSNETQYPILDENINCDCLIVGGGMSGALCAYLLSKETDLNVALIDRRSPGCGSSSANTGLLQFSSDKMLHELIDEIGEQDAVYFYKLCQEALEQLTDAANDLSEDAEFRPSKSLYYASTSEDIPKLVKEYEALKKYDFPVEFYEPEDIASRFPFSKRAALVTSGDADVNPYKFVQLLLKKAAEAGVKIYEQTPLIRKTKNVHGFNCESEKGTIQARNIIFATGYENDFLAQQLGADLNRSYAIATKPLSLESWYKEWMIWETKRPYLYMRTTKDGRIVAGGLDEEKSEAPLNEEIIAERGERLIQKIKEHFPDLNPELSHSWCATFGESHDGMPYIGEHPNRLGEYYCLGFGGNGTVYSMMGAQIIRDMITKGFHPASRLFTIARAVSL; translated from the coding sequence ATGAATTTGCACAACGGTAACCTATTTTGGCCTACCACATATAGCAATGAAACCCAATACCCAATACTCGATGAAAATATAAACTGTGATTGTTTAATAGTCGGCGGAGGAATGTCCGGAGCGTTGTGCGCTTATCTTTTAAGTAAAGAAACGGATCTCAATGTAGCTTTGATTGATAGAAGATCCCCTGGCTGCGGAAGCTCATCTGCTAATACAGGCCTCCTTCAATTTTCAAGTGATAAAATGCTTCATGAACTTATTGACGAAATCGGCGAACAAGATGCCGTTTATTTTTATAAACTTTGTCAAGAAGCACTCGAACAGCTAACAGATGCTGCTAATGACCTTTCAGAAGATGCAGAATTCAGACCCAGCAAGAGTCTCTATTATGCAAGCACCAGTGAAGACATCCCAAAACTCGTAAAAGAATATGAAGCATTAAAAAAATATGATTTTCCCGTAGAGTTCTATGAACCCGAAGATATCGCCTCCCGCTTTCCCTTTTCAAAAAGGGCAGCTCTTGTAACAAGCGGTGATGCTGATGTTAATCCTTATAAATTTGTTCAGCTGCTTCTAAAAAAAGCTGCAGAAGCTGGTGTAAAAATATATGAACAGACCCCTTTAATCCGGAAAACGAAAAATGTTCATGGCTTCAACTGTGAATCAGAAAAAGGAACCATTCAAGCCCGAAATATCATTTTCGCAACGGGTTATGAAAATGATTTCCTCGCACAGCAATTAGGAGCAGATCTTAACCGCTCTTATGCCATTGCGACAAAGCCTCTTTCCTTAGAATCCTGGTACAAAGAATGGATGATTTGGGAAACTAAGCGCCCCTACTTGTACATGAGAACAACAAAAGACGGAAGAATTGTTGCTGGCGGATTAGATGAAGAAAAATCAGAAGCGCCATTAAATGAAGAGATTATTGCTGAGCGTGGAGAACGTTTGATCCAAAAAATCAAAGAACATTTTCCAGATCTAAATCCTGAACTATCCCATTCATGGTGTGCCACATTTGGTGAATCCCATGATGGAATGCCTTATATCGGTGAACATCCAAACCGGCTCGGTGAATATTATTGTTTAGGATTTGGCGGAAACGGAACTGTCTATAGCATGATGGGAGCTCAGATCATAAGGGACATGATCACAAAAGGTTTTCATCCTGCTTCCCGCCTTTTCACAATCGCTCGTGCGGTAAGCTTGTAA
- a CDS encoding general stress protein yields the protein MGKPVVHEFKSQQELIAAATDLKAKGIHEDDLYVLSHERDDTRDLADDADVNTIGLKEEGLGTAISNVFESRGDELRKKMTEMGLSDVEADQYEKKLDMGKILLIVQDGDRVTSIP from the coding sequence ATGGGTAAACCAGTAGTACATGAATTTAAATCTCAACAAGAATTGATTGCTGCGGCAACTGATTTAAAAGCGAAAGGTATTCATGAAGACGATCTCTATGTTCTTTCACACGAAAGAGATGACACTCGTGATCTTGCGGATGACGCAGATGTAAACACGATTGGCTTAAAAGAAGAAGGTCTTGGAACGGCGATTTCCAATGTATTTGAGTCCCGGGGTGATGAACTCCGCAAAAAAATGACGGAGATGGGATTATCCGATGTTGAAGCAGATCAATACGAGAAAAAATTGGACATGGGTAAAATCCTGTTGATTGTTCAAGATGGTGACAGAGTTACAAGCATTCCATAA
- a CDS encoding 5'-nucleotidase C-terminal domain-containing protein, with translation MKKTLTALALSLALTPWGSVVNAEGQTHHEHKPKHTGNHYLNVQLLGVNDFHGQIDVTRKVAGQAVGRADYLAAYLKQRETENENTLIVHAGDMVGASTPSSALLQDEPTVEIMNEIGFDVGTLGNHEFDEGVDELKRLIYGGSNPKTGYFEGADFPYVAANVVDKETKKPILPPYVIKKVKGVKIGFIGVVYSDTPDIVTPSGTAGVEFTDETEAINKAANELKHKGVKAMVVLAHNPIDQNGDEVSGELVDMANGVDDEIDVMFGGHNHRSANAIVDGKLLVESYSYGTAFSDVDLKIDRRTKDIVEKKAEIVTTYQNGVTPDANVSAIINKAVEQVAPIINEVVGKAPVLLSGEGSYNGETVLGNIIADSMTEQTGTDFAFMNPGGIRAVIEPGDVTWGELFTVQPFGNDLVTMSLTGAQIKTLLESQWSTGEEKILQISGLKAVYDMAKPVGERTVSMTKTDGTPIESGTEYTLTVNNFMAGGGDGYTVLLEGKNQTINVTDLDALVNYFKNREEVTGAVEGRITKINQ, from the coding sequence ATGAAAAAAACGTTAACAGCTTTAGCGTTATCATTGGCGTTAACACCATGGGGATCAGTGGTGAACGCAGAGGGACAAACACATCATGAGCACAAACCAAAACACACAGGAAATCATTACTTAAATGTACAGCTATTGGGTGTGAATGATTTTCATGGACAGATTGATGTTACTAGAAAAGTAGCTGGACAGGCAGTGGGACGAGCTGACTACTTAGCGGCTTATTTAAAACAAAGAGAAACAGAAAATGAAAATACATTAATTGTTCACGCTGGTGATATGGTAGGGGCGAGTACGCCTTCTTCTGCATTATTGCAGGATGAACCGACTGTTGAGATCATGAACGAGATTGGCTTTGATGTAGGAACTCTAGGAAACCATGAATTTGATGAAGGCGTTGATGAATTAAAGCGCTTGATCTATGGTGGATCGAATCCGAAAACAGGTTACTTTGAAGGTGCTGATTTCCCTTATGTTGCAGCGAATGTTGTGGATAAAGAAACGAAGAAGCCGATCTTGCCTCCGTACGTAATTAAAAAGGTGAAAGGTGTAAAAATCGGATTTATCGGAGTCGTTTATTCGGATACACCTGATATCGTAACACCAAGCGGAACAGCTGGAGTAGAGTTTACGGATGAAACGGAAGCTATTAATAAAGCAGCAAATGAACTTAAACATAAAGGTGTTAAAGCAATGGTCGTTCTTGCTCATAACCCGATTGATCAAAATGGAGATGAAGTGTCAGGCGAATTAGTCGATATGGCAAATGGTGTTGATGATGAGATTGATGTCATGTTTGGCGGACACAACCATAGAAGTGCTAATGCAATCGTAGACGGGAAACTTTTAGTAGAGTCGTATTCTTACGGAACAGCTTTTTCAGATGTAGATTTGAAGATTGACCGCCGTACAAAAGATATCGTTGAGAAAAAAGCAGAAATCGTAACAACCTATCAAAATGGTGTGACACCGGATGCAAACGTTTCGGCGATCATTAATAAAGCAGTAGAGCAAGTAGCGCCAATCATTAATGAAGTGGTAGGGAAAGCTCCGGTACTTTTATCTGGTGAAGGCTCTTATAATGGAGAAACGGTACTTGGAAACATTATCGCTGATTCCATGACGGAACAGACCGGAACGGATTTTGCTTTCATGAATCCAGGAGGAATCCGCGCCGTTATTGAACCTGGCGATGTAACTTGGGGTGAGTTGTTTACAGTTCAGCCATTCGGAAATGACCTCGTAACGATGTCGTTAACAGGCGCACAAATAAAGACCTTGCTAGAATCACAATGGTCTACAGGCGAAGAAAAAATTCTTCAGATTTCTGGACTTAAAGCGGTTTATGATATGGCTAAGCCTGTAGGAGAACGCACAGTTTCAATGACAAAGACAGATGGAACACCAATTGAGTCTGGTACTGAGTATACTCTAACGGTGAACAACTTCATGGCTGGCGGCGGTGACGGCTACACGGTTTTATTAGAAGGAAAAAATCAAACAATCAATGTGACTGACCTCGATGCACTTGTAAACTACTTTAAGAATCGTGAAGAAGTAACAGGAGCTGTTGAAGGCCGTATTACCAAAATCAATCAATAA
- a CDS encoding carbonic anhydrase yields the protein MSILNEILEYNHQFVENKEYEPFSTTKFPDKGLVIVSCMDTRLTQLLPNAMNIKNGDVKIVKSAGAVISHPFGSIMRSILVAIYELKAEEICVIGHYDCGMSSVDPDKFVAKMKDRGISDDTLDTLKYSGLDLNNWLKGFDNVSDSVQKSVDLVRNHPLLPKGVLVHGLVIDPSTGKLDVVDKG from the coding sequence ATGTCCATACTGAACGAAATATTAGAATATAATCACCAATTTGTTGAAAACAAAGAATACGAACCTTTCTCAACGACGAAATTTCCGGATAAAGGCCTCGTAATTGTATCTTGCATGGATACGCGATTAACTCAACTATTGCCAAATGCGATGAACATTAAAAACGGAGATGTGAAAATTGTAAAATCTGCCGGAGCCGTCATCTCGCATCCGTTCGGCTCGATTATGAGAAGTATCTTAGTTGCCATTTATGAGCTTAAGGCTGAAGAGATCTGTGTTATCGGACATTATGATTGCGGGATGAGCAGTGTTGATCCTGACAAATTCGTGGCTAAAATGAAAGATCGCGGAATTAGCGATGACACGCTCGATACACTGAAATATTCTGGACTCGACCTAAATAACTGGTTAAAAGGATTTGACAATGTCAGTGATTCTGTACAAAAAAGTGTTGATCTAGTAAGAAATCACCCGCTCCTTCCTAAGGGAGTTCTCGTGCACGGGCTTGTTATCGATCCTTCAACAGGTAAGCTGGATGTTGTAGATAAAGGCTGA
- a CDS encoding YwdI family protein — protein sequence MNIPVGQFAKKIEKHVTEIKRLGENSPKLREHVSAIQALCELMLEAGVEDHLEVKEWVPGYPVQKPKSMITATSAKPKKSMMDFDMEDQTNEEEDGNGDSIFDF from the coding sequence ATGAATATACCTGTTGGACAGTTTGCAAAAAAAATAGAAAAACACGTCACGGAGATCAAGCGGCTCGGAGAAAACTCTCCAAAGTTACGCGAGCACGTTTCAGCAATTCAAGCTTTATGTGAATTAATGCTGGAAGCGGGTGTTGAGGATCATCTGGAAGTGAAAGAATGGGTTCCTGGCTATCCAGTACAAAAGCCAAAAAGCATGATAACAGCTACTTCTGCAAAACCGAAAAAATCCATGATGGATTTTGATATGGAAGATCAAACTAATGAAGAAGAAGACGGAAATGGCGATTCTATTTTTGATTTTTAA
- a CDS encoding YvrJ family protein: MNQANEWLNLVNLLGNVGFPIVIAGYLLVQFEKRIQSLEGIIRELHEELVEKEELERKIDQYVRVLDSERDLKKR; the protein is encoded by the coding sequence ATGAATCAAGCAAATGAATGGCTGAACTTAGTAAATCTCCTCGGTAATGTGGGCTTTCCTATTGTTATTGCAGGGTATTTGCTCGTTCAATTTGAAAAGCGGATTCAAAGCTTAGAGGGGATTATTCGCGAGCTGCATGAAGAACTGGTCGAAAAAGAAGAACTAGAACGAAAGATTGATCAATATGTCCGTGTTTTGGACAGCGAGCGTGATCTGAAAAAAAGATAG
- a CDS encoding DUF423 domain-containing protein encodes MKLFLILGAINAMLAVILGAFGAHALEAKLTERNMLHVYQTGVQYHMYHALALLAVGVLLGKWPASTLLNGAGWSFFIGILLFSGSLYALSNTGMKFFGPITPLGGLAFIVGWILLIISVVKA; translated from the coding sequence ATGAAGCTTTTTCTAATTTTAGGAGCCATTAATGCGATGCTCGCTGTCATTTTAGGGGCATTTGGGGCACATGCTTTAGAAGCGAAGTTAACTGAGCGCAACATGCTGCACGTCTATCAGACTGGTGTTCAATATCATATGTATCATGCTTTAGCTTTATTGGCAGTAGGTGTGCTGCTTGGGAAATGGCCAGCGTCAACCCTTTTAAACGGAGCGGGTTGGTCGTTTTTTATCGGAATCCTTTTGTTTTCAGGCAGTCTATACGCGCTATCCAACACAGGGATGAAATTTTTCGGTCCGATCACACCACTAGGAGGTCTGGCATTTATTGTAGGCTGGATTTTGCTCATTATCTCGGTTGTAAAAGCTTAA
- the gerQ gene encoding spore coat protein GerQ, producing MSYYNPYNQNYRVQNGMGTMGQMGGMGSMAGMGVPLDMAQTQQAPGMGGAPLADIGAPGQLPIEQSYIENILRMNKGKVATVYMTFENNEKWNAKVFKGIIEAAGRDHIILSDPQTGKRYLLLMVYVNYVTFDEEINYSYPYNGTQQQQQGGQSGQMAQYSPR from the coding sequence ATGAGCTATTATAATCCGTATAATCAGAATTACAGAGTGCAAAATGGTATGGGAACGATGGGCCAAATGGGAGGGATGGGCTCCATGGCCGGAATGGGAGTACCTTTAGATATGGCACAAACCCAGCAAGCACCTGGTATGGGTGGAGCCCCGCTTGCCGATATCGGAGCACCTGGCCAGCTGCCTATCGAGCAGTCGTATATCGAAAACATTTTACGTATGAACAAAGGTAAAGTTGCAACCGTTTATATGACGTTCGAGAACAACGAAAAATGGAACGCAAAAGTATTTAAAGGAATCATTGAGGCAGCCGGACGCGACCACATCATTTTAAGTGATCCTCAAACGGGAAAACGATATTTACTATTAATGGTTTACGTAAACTATGTAACGTTTGATGAAGAAATCAATTATAGCTATCCATACAACGGAACACAGCAGCAACAGCAAGGCGGACAATCCGGCCAGATGGCACAATATAGCCCTCGCTGA